The DNA sequence GGACGCCAGGGCGTCCCGCGCGATCGTCAGCGCGTCCCGGGCCGCCACCATGCGGGCCGCCACGTCGAGGAGCGACCGCACCTGCTCCGGTGGCGGGTCCTCGGCCAGGGCTCCGGTCACCGGAGTCGCCGCGTCGGGTGGGTGTCGGCCAGGTCCCGGGCGGCCTGCTCTGTCTCGGCGTCGGAGGCCGCGCCGTCGGCCAGCGACCGTGCGATGTCGTGCAGTCGGGTGACCCGGGCGAGGGCGGGGGCCAGGAGGTCGCGCACCGCGTCGTCGTCGAACCGCTCCCTCGCCGCCTCGAGCCGCAACGCGAGCCGGCCCGCTTCCGCACGGACCTCCACGTCACCGGACCCCGCGCCGCCGGTACCCACGTCACCGGACCCCGCGCCGCCGGTACCCGCGCCACCAGCGGACCGGCCGGTCACCGTCGTAGGCGGTCGTCGTCGTCCGCGACGGGCATCACCGCGGTCGCGTCTGGCCGGTCCTCCGGCCGCACCGCGTTCTGCAGCGCGATCGACCGGGCCAGTCGGGCGTACCGCAGTTCCTGTTCGCGGAATCGCACGTAGGTGGAGACGGTGACGAATGCGAAGCCCATGACCAGCGCGTACAGCACCAGGTCCGTGCCCCGCTGGACGCCCAGGGCATTGGCCACCACGGTGAGGTCGTCCGGGCGCAGCACCGCATAGACCATGAACACCACGAACAGCACGAAGCCGATCTTGACCCCGGCCTTCGCCCGGGCTTTGCGCCGGTTGGCGAGGAAGAACGCCACCAGCGCGGCGCCGGCGAGCAGCAGTAGTGCCTTGATCATCGCGGCAACCTCTTTCCCACGAACCCGTCGGAGAGGATGTTGATCCCGTTGAGCAGCGACTGCCCCTTCGACATGGAGTACTCGGTGTAGAGGATGTCGAC is a window from the Dietzia sp. JS16-p6b genome containing:
- a CDS encoding DUF2304 domain-containing protein; protein product: MIKALLLLAGAALVAFFLANRRKARAKAGVKIGFVLFVVFMVYAVLRPDDLTVVANALGVQRGTDLVLYALVMGFAFVTVSTYVRFREQELRYARLARSIALQNAVRPEDRPDATAVMPVADDDDRLRR